A single genomic interval of Acidovorax sp. 1608163 harbors:
- the lpxC gene encoding UDP-3-O-acyl-N-acetylglucosamine deacetylase, with product MLQQRTLKTLTRAVGVGLHSGQRVELTLRPAQPDTGIVFRRVDLPQPVDIPIHAESVTDTRLASTISAGGAKVHTVEHLMSACAGLGIDNLYVDITAEEVPILDGSSASFVFLLQSAGVELQRAPKRFIRVNRPIEVREGTGPSAKWAKLTPYHGYKLSFEIDFDHPAVDSTGQRVEFDLGQGNYSRDIARARTFGFTRDVEMMRSNGLALGGGLDNAIVMDDYKVLNSDGLRYDDEFVKHKILDAMGDLYLIGKPLLAAYSAFRSGHAMNNQLLRELLAQRDAWDVVTFDDERAAPAGFAQPARAW from the coding sequence ATGCTCCAGCAACGCACCCTCAAGACCTTGACCCGCGCCGTTGGCGTGGGATTGCACAGTGGCCAGCGCGTGGAGTTGACCTTGCGCCCGGCGCAGCCCGACACGGGCATCGTCTTTCGTCGCGTGGACCTGCCCCAGCCGGTGGACATTCCCATCCATGCGGAGTCGGTGACCGACACGCGCCTGGCCTCCACCATCTCTGCCGGTGGGGCCAAGGTGCACACCGTGGAGCACCTGATGTCGGCCTGTGCGGGCCTGGGCATCGACAACCTGTATGTGGACATCACGGCCGAAGAGGTGCCGATCTTGGACGGGTCTTCCGCCTCGTTCGTGTTCTTGCTGCAAAGCGCGGGGGTGGAGCTGCAGCGTGCGCCTAAGCGCTTCATCCGCGTGAACCGCCCGATCGAAGTGCGCGAAGGCACCGGCCCCAGCGCCAAATGGGCGAAGCTCACGCCCTACCATGGCTACAAGCTGAGCTTTGAAATTGACTTTGACCACCCTGCGGTGGACTCCACGGGCCAACGTGTGGAGTTTGACTTGGGGCAAGGCAACTACAGCCGCGACATCGCCCGCGCACGCACCTTCGGCTTCACCCGCGATGTGGAGATGATGCGATCCAACGGTCTGGCGCTGGGCGGTGGTCTGGACAACGCCATCGTCATGGATGACTACAAGGTGCTCAACAGCGACGGCCTGCGCTATGACGACGAGTTCGTGAAGCACAAGATCCTGGACGCCATGGGCGACCTGTACCTGATTGGCAAGCCCTTGCTGGCCGCCTACAGCGCCTTCCGCTCAGGCCACGCCATGAACAACCAGTTGCTGCGTGAGCTGCTGGCCCAGCGCGATGCCTGGGATGTTGTCACTTTTGACGACGAGCGCGCAGCCCCAGCCGGCTTCGCTCAGCCTGCACGGGCTTGGTGA
- a CDS encoding methyl-accepting chemotaxis protein, giving the protein MNKLGFKMKVLLMLGTALAALLFMAVTALLQERSLIIESRREQLATAVQSAHSIVAAYQAKAASGAMGQEEAQKAAKEALRLARYGGAEGKTEYFYIWTTDGVGVMHPIKPEWDGQNMLGKVKDGAGVDIIAQLVEGMRNSRDGKAFVSMMFARPGQQTPVPKLQYIVKVDGWNWMVGSGLYTDDIDQQVRKTLLSELAVVLLVMALVGGVGFTVARSVLRQIGGEPSQAIGIMSQVAQGNLDTEIPRAHPGSILDELAHMVNALRRLVTEVRSATDSIATASTEIAQGNNDLARRTEDTASNLQTTASSMEELTSTVKQTSDSAQTANQMATSAAEVAARGGQVVAQVVATMQDINASSSKIADIIGVIDGIAFQTNILALNAAVEAARAGEQGRGFAVVAGEVRSLAQRSAEAAKEIKSLISASVEKVESGTSLVGNAGATMTEIVASVQRVTDIIGEIRAATSEQSQGIEQVNTAVNQLDQMTQQNSALVEESSAAADSLREQAVKLTEVVALFRVNGSTASTPHAPVPAPARAPAPRPTPRPATALPKAKTPAASPRAPAPKPAAALPAKSSPKPPAGDSGDWESF; this is encoded by the coding sequence ATGAACAAGCTTGGATTCAAAATGAAGGTGCTGCTGATGCTGGGCACGGCGTTGGCAGCGTTGCTGTTCATGGCCGTCACAGCGCTGCTACAAGAGCGCTCGCTGATCATCGAATCGCGGCGCGAACAATTGGCCACGGCCGTGCAGTCAGCGCACAGCATCGTGGCCGCCTACCAGGCCAAGGCTGCCAGCGGCGCCATGGGCCAGGAAGAAGCCCAAAAAGCCGCCAAAGAGGCCCTGCGCCTTGCCCGCTACGGCGGCGCCGAGGGCAAGACCGAATACTTCTATATCTGGACCACCGACGGCGTGGGGGTAATGCACCCCATCAAGCCCGAGTGGGACGGCCAGAACATGCTGGGCAAGGTCAAGGACGGAGCGGGAGTGGACATCATTGCCCAACTCGTTGAAGGCATGCGCAACAGCCGCGACGGCAAGGCCTTCGTCTCCATGATGTTTGCCCGGCCGGGCCAGCAGACGCCTGTGCCCAAGCTGCAGTACATCGTCAAAGTGGATGGCTGGAACTGGATGGTGGGCTCGGGCCTGTACACCGACGACATCGACCAGCAGGTGCGCAAAACGCTGCTGTCGGAACTGGCCGTCGTGCTGCTGGTGATGGCCCTGGTGGGCGGTGTGGGCTTCACAGTGGCGCGCTCCGTGCTGCGGCAAATTGGGGGTGAGCCCAGCCAGGCCATCGGCATCATGTCGCAAGTGGCGCAAGGCAACCTGGACACTGAAATCCCCAGAGCCCACCCAGGCTCCATCCTCGACGAGCTGGCACACATGGTGAATGCGCTGCGCCGCCTGGTGACGGAGGTGCGCTCGGCCACCGACAGCATCGCGACGGCGTCCACCGAAATCGCCCAGGGCAACAACGACCTGGCCCGGCGCACCGAAGACACCGCCAGCAACCTGCAGACCACGGCCAGCAGCATGGAAGAGCTGACCAGCACCGTGAAGCAGACCTCGGACTCAGCCCAGACCGCCAACCAGATGGCCACATCGGCCGCCGAAGTGGCCGCACGGGGCGGTCAGGTGGTGGCGCAGGTCGTGGCCACCATGCAAGACATCAATGCCAGCAGCAGCAAGATTGCCGACATCATTGGCGTGATCGACGGCATCGCCTTCCAGACCAACATCCTGGCGCTGAACGCGGCCGTAGAAGCCGCCCGCGCCGGTGAGCAAGGCCGGGGCTTTGCCGTGGTGGCGGGCGAGGTGCGCAGCCTGGCCCAGCGCAGCGCCGAGGCCGCCAAAGAGATCAAATCACTGATCAGCGCGTCGGTTGAGAAGGTCGAATCGGGCACCAGCCTGGTGGGCAACGCCGGGGCGACCATGACCGAAATCGTGGCCAGCGTGCAGCGCGTGACCGACATCATTGGCGAGATCCGCGCGGCCACCTCAGAGCAAAGCCAGGGCATTGAGCAGGTGAACACGGCCGTGAACCAGCTCGACCAGATGACGCAGCAAAACTCTGCCCTGGTGGAGGAATCGTCTGCCGCCGCCGACAGCCTGCGCGAACAGGCTGTGAAGCTCACCGAGGTGGTGGCCCTCTTCCGCGTGAACGGCAGCACGGCCAGCACGCCGCACGCACCCGTACCTGCTCCGGCCAGGGCCCCTGCACCACGCCCGACACCACGCCCCGCGACGGCCTTGCCCAAGGCCAAGACCCCTGCCGCCAGCCCACGGGCACCCGCCCCCAAGCCCGCAGCCGCCCTGCCCGCCAAGTCCAGCCCCAAGCCGCCCGCAGGCGACTCGGGCGATTGGGAGAGCTTCTGA
- the murC gene encoding UDP-N-acetylmuramate--L-alanine ligase, producing MKHAIRHIHFVGLGGAGMSGIAEVLFNLGYRISGSDLADSATLRRLQGLGIQTCLGHAAAHIEGADAVVTSTAVTADNPEVLAAREKKIPVVPRALMLAELMRLKQGIAIAGTHGKTTTTSLVTSVLAEAGLDPTFVIGGKLNSAGANAKLGSGDYIVVEADESDASFLNLLPVMAVVTNIDADHMETYGHDFGRLKGAFVDFLHRMPFYGTAVLCVDSPAVRDILQSVTCPITSYGFSEDAQVRAVNVRAEAGQMHFTVQRRNGVTLPDLDIVLNLAGEHNVLNALSAIAIAVELNIPDEAVQRALAGFKGVGRRFQSYGNLPAKDGGQFTVIDDYGHHPVEMAATLAAARGAFPGRRLVLAFQPHRYSRTRDCFEDFVKVIGSADSVLLTEVYAAGEAPVVAADGRSLARALRVAGRVEPIFVDNVADLPQAIADNARAGDVVMCMGAGSIGSVPGKVVDLLQNSELAPLAGKAQ from the coding sequence ATGAAACACGCCATCCGTCACATTCACTTTGTAGGCCTGGGTGGCGCCGGCATGAGCGGCATCGCCGAGGTGCTGTTCAACCTGGGCTACCGCATCTCCGGCTCCGACCTGGCCGACAGTGCCACGCTGCGCCGCTTGCAGGGCCTGGGTATCCAGACCTGCCTGGGCCACGCTGCTGCGCACATCGAGGGCGCGGATGCGGTGGTCACCTCCACCGCCGTCACGGCCGACAACCCTGAAGTGCTGGCCGCCCGCGAGAAAAAAATCCCTGTGGTGCCCCGCGCCTTGATGCTGGCCGAGCTGATGCGCCTGAAGCAGGGCATTGCGATTGCTGGCACCCACGGCAAGACCACCACCACCAGCCTTGTGACCAGCGTGCTGGCCGAGGCGGGCCTGGACCCCACCTTCGTCATTGGCGGCAAGCTCAACAGCGCGGGCGCCAATGCCAAGCTGGGCAGCGGCGACTACATCGTGGTCGAGGCCGATGAGTCTGATGCATCGTTCTTGAACCTGCTGCCCGTGATGGCCGTGGTGACCAATATCGACGCCGACCACATGGAGACCTACGGCCACGACTTTGGCCGACTTAAGGGCGCGTTTGTCGACTTTCTGCACCGCATGCCGTTCTATGGCACCGCCGTGCTGTGCGTGGACAGTCCGGCCGTGCGCGACATCCTGCAAAGCGTGACCTGCCCGATCACCAGCTACGGCTTCTCGGAAGACGCCCAGGTGCGCGCCGTCAACGTGCGGGCCGAGGCCGGGCAAATGCACTTCACGGTGCAGCGGCGCAATGGCGTCACGCTGCCCGATCTGGACATCGTGCTCAACCTGGCGGGCGAGCACAACGTGCTCAATGCGCTTTCTGCCATCGCCATTGCGGTGGAACTGAACATCCCCGACGAAGCCGTGCAGCGCGCGCTGGCGGGCTTCAAGGGCGTGGGGCGGCGCTTTCAAAGCTACGGCAACCTGCCCGCCAAGGACGGCGGCCAGTTCACCGTCATCGACGACTATGGTCACCACCCGGTGGAGATGGCCGCCACGCTGGCGGCCGCGCGCGGTGCCTTCCCTGGGCGGCGCTTGGTGCTGGCCTTCCAGCCGCACCGCTACAGCCGCACCCGCGATTGCTTCGAGGATTTTGTGAAGGTCATCGGCAGCGCCGACTCCGTGCTGCTGACCGAGGTGTATGCCGCCGGTGAGGCGCCGGTGGTGGCTGCGGACGGCCGCTCGCTGGCCCGCGCGCTGCGCGTGGCAGGCCGGGTGGAGCCCATTTTTGTGGACAACGTGGCAGATCTGCCACAGGCCATTGCCGACAACGCACGTGCTGGCGATGTAGTCATGTGCATGGGCGCTGGTTCCATAGGGTCTGTGCCCGGAAAGGTGGTCGATTTGCTACAAAATAGTGAGCTAGCACCGCTTGCAGGGAAAGCGCAATGA
- a CDS encoding cell division protein FtsQ/DivIB has protein sequence MNPSMPAPLDVKLMNMTASVLFVGCALLVLAAGAWWVMRYPGFAIARIVVHGDLSHNNAVTLRANVGPQLVGNFFTVDLRAARQAFEEVPWVRKASVRREYPGLLHVELEEHDAVAYWGPETGSGLVNKQGEVFEANVGDVEQEDLPRLQGPEGSSQEVLAMYGAVAPVFKTLGLELEELELNGRGGWRAKLANNAVVQLGGGSEQELQQRTRRFARTLAQVAAQYQRRVESLESADLRHAGGYALKLRGVTTTAGAEGAPAVRR, from the coding sequence ATGAACCCCTCCATGCCAGCCCCGCTGGACGTCAAGCTCATGAACATGACCGCCTCGGTCCTGTTTGTGGGCTGCGCCCTGCTCGTGCTGGCCGCAGGGGCCTGGTGGGTGATGCGTTACCCCGGCTTTGCGATTGCGCGCATCGTGGTGCACGGCGATCTGTCGCACAACAACGCCGTGACCTTGCGGGCCAATGTGGGGCCGCAACTGGTGGGCAATTTCTTCACCGTGGACTTGCGCGCAGCGCGCCAGGCGTTTGAGGAAGTGCCCTGGGTGCGCAAGGCGTCAGTGCGCCGTGAATACCCCGGCTTGCTGCATGTGGAGCTGGAAGAGCATGACGCCGTGGCGTATTGGGGCCCCGAGACGGGCTCGGGCCTGGTGAACAAGCAGGGCGAAGTGTTTGAGGCGAACGTGGGCGATGTGGAGCAGGAAGACCTGCCGCGCCTGCAAGGGCCTGAGGGCAGCTCGCAAGAGGTGTTGGCCATGTACGGCGCAGTAGCCCCCGTGTTCAAGACCCTGGGGCTGGAGCTGGAAGAGCTGGAATTGAACGGGCGCGGCGGCTGGCGCGCCAAGCTGGCAAACAACGCCGTGGTGCAGCTCGGGGGCGGCAGTGAGCAAGAGCTGCAGCAGCGCACGCGCCGCTTTGCCCGCACGCTGGCACAGGTGGCGGCGCAGTACCAGCGGCGCGTGGAGTCGCTGGAGTCAGCCGACCTGCGCCACGCGGGCGGCTATGCGTTGAAGCTGCGGGGGGTGACCACCACGGCGGGAGCCGAGGGCGCACCGGCGGTGCGCCGGTGA
- the ftsZ gene encoding cell division protein FtsZ, with the protein MTIEMIEAEEFNQGTQIKVIGVGGGGSNAVEHMIARSVQGVEFVCANTDAQALTRSSAHRVIQLGGSGLGAGSKPDKGRDAAEAAVEDIRSAIDGAHMLFITAGMGGGTGTGAAPVIARVAKEMGILTVGVVTKPFDWEGGRRMQNADNGLAELEANVDSLIVVLNEKLLEVLGDDITQDEAFAHANDVLKNAVGGIAEIINEYGHVNVDFEDVRTVMGEPGKAMMGTATASGPDRARIAAEQAVACPLLEGIDLSGAKGVLVLVTAAKGSLKLSESRLAMSTINAYASPDAHVIYGAAYDDSLGDEIRVTVVATGLSRPNARRQPISVVQGGLRTGTDNIAYQMPVAGVAGAMGSAVGLAGGHAGGSQADYGSMSVPSVWRTNRTQAAARVDALSSGGMDDLEIPAFLRKQAD; encoded by the coding sequence ATGACCATCGAAATGATCGAAGCCGAAGAATTCAACCAGGGCACCCAGATCAAGGTGATCGGCGTGGGTGGTGGCGGCAGCAATGCCGTTGAGCACATGATTGCCCGTAGCGTGCAGGGCGTGGAGTTTGTTTGCGCCAACACCGATGCGCAGGCACTGACGCGCAGCTCGGCCCACCGCGTGATTCAGCTCGGTGGCAGCGGCCTGGGTGCAGGCAGCAAGCCCGACAAGGGCCGTGATGCCGCTGAAGCCGCAGTGGAAGACATCCGCTCGGCCATCGACGGCGCGCACATGCTCTTCATCACCGCAGGCATGGGTGGCGGCACGGGCACGGGCGCTGCGCCTGTGATTGCCCGTGTGGCCAAGGAAATGGGCATCCTGACTGTGGGCGTGGTGACCAAGCCTTTCGACTGGGAAGGTGGCCGTCGCATGCAAAACGCCGACAACGGCCTGGCCGAGCTGGAAGCCAACGTCGACTCGTTGATCGTGGTGCTCAACGAAAAGCTGCTGGAAGTGCTGGGCGATGACATCACCCAGGACGAGGCCTTTGCCCACGCCAACGACGTGCTCAAGAACGCCGTGGGCGGTATCGCTGAAATCATCAACGAATACGGTCATGTGAACGTCGACTTTGAAGACGTGCGCACCGTGATGGGTGAGCCCGGCAAGGCCATGATGGGCACGGCCACGGCCAGCGGCCCGGACCGCGCACGCATCGCTGCAGAACAAGCAGTGGCCTGCCCACTGCTCGAAGGCATCGACCTGTCGGGCGCCAAGGGCGTGCTGGTGCTGGTCACGGCCGCCAAGGGCAGCCTCAAGCTGTCCGAGTCGCGCCTGGCGATGAGCACCATCAACGCCTACGCTTCGCCCGACGCGCATGTCATCTACGGCGCCGCCTACGACGACAGCCTGGGCGATGAGATCCGCGTCACGGTGGTGGCCACCGGTCTGTCGCGCCCCAACGCACGCCGCCAGCCCATCTCGGTGGTGCAAGGTGGCCTGCGCACGGGCACCGACAACATCGCCTACCAAATGCCGGTGGCAGGTGTGGCTGGCGCCATGGGCAGCGCCGTGGGCCTGGCGGGTGGCCACGCTGGAGGCTCGCAAGCCGACTACGGCAGCATGTCGGTGCCCAGCGTGTGGCGCACCAACCGCACGCAGGCCGCAGCCCGCGTGGATGCGTTGTCGTCCGGCGGCATGGACGACCTGGAAATCCCAGCCTTCCTGCGCAAGCAGGCTGACTGA
- a CDS encoding D-alanine--D-alanine ligase, which produces MTQLNTNVDVKALGKVAVLMGGSSAEREVSLMSGTGVLQALRSRGVDAHAFDPSETDLSELKRGGYARCFIALHGRHGEDGTVQGALELLGIPYTGPGVMASSIAIDKIMTKRIWRFEGLSTPDWRLVSSAAETEQALQALGAPMIVKPSREGSTIGLTKVTSTEQCAKAYALASQYDPEVLCEQFIEGDETTCPVLGEGAAAHALPVIRIVAPEGNYDYQNKYFTDTTQYHCPSGLPAHEEVAIQRLVEKAFRALGCRGWARADIMIRASDRQPFLLEINTSPGMTGHSLVPMSARAAGLSYEDLCVGILATASLDSAAGHEGAAQP; this is translated from the coding sequence ATGACGCAGTTGAATACCAATGTTGATGTGAAGGCACTGGGCAAGGTGGCCGTGTTGATGGGCGGCTCCTCGGCAGAGCGCGAGGTCTCGCTCATGTCGGGCACCGGTGTGCTGCAGGCCCTGCGCTCGCGCGGGGTGGATGCCCACGCGTTCGACCCCTCGGAAACCGACCTGAGTGAACTCAAGCGCGGCGGCTATGCCCGTTGCTTCATCGCGCTGCATGGCCGCCATGGCGAAGACGGCACGGTGCAGGGCGCGCTCGAATTGCTGGGCATTCCGTACACCGGGCCGGGGGTCATGGCCTCCAGCATTGCCATCGACAAGATCATGACCAAGCGCATCTGGCGCTTTGAAGGCCTGTCCACCCCCGACTGGCGTCTGGTGTCCAGCGCAGCGGAAACCGAGCAGGCGCTGCAGGCCCTGGGCGCTCCCATGATCGTCAAGCCTTCGCGCGAGGGCTCGACCATCGGGCTGACCAAGGTCACCTCTACCGAACAATGCGCCAAGGCGTATGCGCTGGCTTCGCAATACGACCCCGAAGTACTGTGCGAGCAGTTCATCGAAGGCGATGAAACCACTTGCCCCGTGCTGGGCGAGGGGGCTGCAGCCCATGCACTGCCGGTGATTCGCATCGTGGCGCCCGAGGGCAACTACGACTACCAGAACAAGTACTTCACCGATACCACGCAATACCACTGCCCGAGCGGCCTGCCCGCGCACGAAGAAGTCGCCATCCAGCGCTTGGTGGAGAAAGCCTTCCGTGCCCTGGGTTGTCGGGGCTGGGCGCGTGCCGACATCATGATTCGCGCCAGCGACCGCCAGCCCTTCCTGCTCGAAATCAACACCTCGCCCGGCATGACCGGCCACTCGCTGGTACCCATGTCGGCCCGCGCTGCGGGGCTGAGTTACGAAGACCTGTGCGTAGGCATTTTGGCCACCGCATCGCTGGACTCTGCCGCCGGGCATGAAGGAGCCGCTCAACCATGA
- the thiC gene encoding phosphomethylpyrimidine synthase ThiC produces MNAPDPHAQLAAPEKFAELLARTREPFPASRKAYIPGHLHTDLRVPVRDIALTNGEQVSVYDTSGPYTDPNAVIDVRQGLASVRGGWITGRGDVEHYEGRAPVALDDGQKSEDATRLAQLRAEAAALQRKPLRAKAGANVTQMHYAKKGIITPEMEYVAIRENGKREWMEQYMQDAGREKRLMGNPMGASIPRIITPEFVRDEVARGRAIIPANINHPEVEPMAIGRNFLVKINANIGNSAVTSSIEEEVEKLVWAIRWGADNVMDLSTGKNIHTTRDWIVRNSPVPIGTVPIYQALEKVGGVAEDLTWEIFRDTLIEQAEQGVDYFTIHAGVRLAYIHLTAQRRTGIVSRGGSIMAKWCMAHHRESFLYEHFEDICDIMKAYDVSFSLGDGLRPGCASDANDEAQFAELHTLGELTQVAWKHDVQTMIEGPGHVPMHMIQANMTEQLKTCHEAPFYTLGPLTIDIAPGYDHIASAIGAAMIGWMGTAMLCYVTPKEHLGLPDRDDVKQGIIAYKIAAHAADVAKGHPGARSRDDALSQARFDFRWQDQFNLGLDPETAKEYHDETLPKDSAKVAHFCSMCGPKFCSMKITQEVRDFAAQKGVDEQNALVQGMQVKAVEFQRNGGQLYVPLKAE; encoded by the coding sequence ATGAACGCCCCCGATCCCCACGCCCAGCTCGCCGCCCCCGAAAAGTTTGCCGAGCTGCTCGCCCGCACCCGCGAACCCTTTCCTGCATCGCGCAAGGCCTATATCCCCGGCCACCTGCACACCGACCTGCGCGTGCCTGTGCGCGACATTGCGCTGACCAACGGTGAGCAGGTCAGCGTGTACGACACCTCGGGCCCCTACACCGACCCGAACGCCGTGATCGACGTGCGCCAAGGCCTGGCCAGCGTGCGCGGCGGCTGGATCACCGGCCGTGGCGATGTGGAGCACTACGAAGGCCGCGCGCCCGTGGCGCTGGACGATGGCCAAAAGAGCGAAGATGCCACGCGCCTGGCCCAGCTGCGTGCCGAGGCCGCAGCCCTGCAACGCAAGCCGCTGCGCGCTAAGGCCGGTGCCAACGTCACGCAGATGCACTACGCCAAGAAGGGCATCATCACGCCCGAGATGGAATACGTGGCCATTCGCGAAAACGGCAAGCGCGAGTGGATGGAGCAGTACATGCAGGACGCAGGCCGCGAGAAGCGCCTGATGGGCAACCCGATGGGCGCCAGCATTCCGCGCATCATCACGCCCGAGTTCGTGCGCGACGAAGTGGCCCGGGGCCGCGCCATCATCCCCGCCAACATCAACCACCCTGAGGTGGAGCCGATGGCAATTGGCCGCAACTTCCTGGTCAAGATCAACGCCAACATCGGCAACTCGGCCGTCACGTCCAGCATTGAAGAAGAAGTGGAAAAGCTCGTGTGGGCGATCCGCTGGGGCGCCGACAACGTGATGGACCTGTCCACTGGCAAGAACATCCACACCACGCGCGACTGGATCGTGCGCAACTCGCCCGTGCCGATTGGCACCGTGCCGATCTACCAGGCGCTCGAAAAAGTGGGTGGCGTGGCCGAAGACCTGACCTGGGAGATCTTCCGCGACACGCTGATCGAGCAGGCCGAGCAGGGCGTGGATTACTTCACCATCCATGCCGGTGTGCGCCTGGCCTACATCCACCTCACGGCGCAGCGGCGCACGGGCATCGTCTCGCGCGGCGGCTCCATCATGGCCAAGTGGTGCATGGCGCACCACCGCGAGAGCTTCCTGTACGAGCACTTCGAAGATATCTGCGACATCATGAAGGCGTACGACGTGTCGTTCAGCCTGGGCGATGGCCTGCGGCCTGGCTGCGCGTCCGATGCCAACGATGAAGCCCAGTTTGCCGAGCTGCACACACTGGGCGAGCTGACCCAGGTGGCCTGGAAGCACGACGTGCAGACCATGATCGAAGGCCCCGGCCACGTGCCCATGCACATGATCCAGGCCAACATGACCGAGCAGCTCAAGACCTGCCACGAAGCGCCGTTCTACACCCTGGGCCCGCTGACCATCGACATCGCCCCCGGCTACGACCACATTGCTTCGGCCATTGGCGCGGCCATGATCGGCTGGATGGGGACGGCCATGCTGTGCTACGTGACGCCCAAGGAGCACCTGGGACTGCCCGACCGCGACGACGTGAAGCAGGGGATCATTGCGTACAAGATCGCTGCCCACGCTGCCGATGTGGCCAAGGGCCACCCCGGCGCTCGCTCGCGCGACGATGCGCTCAGCCAGGCGCGCTTCGACTTCCGCTGGCAGGACCAGTTCAACCTGGGCCTGGACCCCGAAACGGCCAAGGAATACCACGACGAAACCCTGCCCAAGGACTCGGCCAAGGTGGCGCATTTCTGCTCGATGTGCGGGCCCAAGTTCTGCTCCATGAAGATCACGCAGGAGGTGCGCGACTTTGCCGCGCAGAAGGGCGTGGACGAGCAAAACGCACTGGTCCAGGGCATGCAGGTGAAGGCGGTGGAGTTCCAGCGCAATGGCGGGCAGTTGTACGTGCCATTGAAGGCTGAATAA
- the ftsA gene encoding cell division protein FtsA, with product MAREYKDVVVGLDIGTAKVMAVVAEVLPNGELKLAGLGVAPSNGLKRGVVVNIDATVQSIQQALKEAELMADCKIQRVYTGITGSHIRGLNSSGMVAVKDKEVTSADVARVVETAKAINISSDQRLLLVEPQEFVIDGQDVKEPIGMSGIRLEAKIHIVTGAQSAAENIIKCVRRCGLEVEQLMLNPLASSQAVLTDDERELGVVVVDIGAGTTDVAIFTGGAIRHTAVIPIAGDLITSDIAMALRTPTKDAEDIKVESGYAKQLLADPEAQVEVPGLGDRSPRMLSKQALAGVIEPRVEEIFSLVQQVVRESGYEEVLSSGIVLTGGSSVMPGMIELGEDIFLKPVRRGVPKYSSALADMVAQPRAATVMGLLEEARLARLRGFKVAQKSGSVKTAFGRFKDFIVGNF from the coding sequence ATGGCAAGAGAATACAAAGATGTGGTGGTGGGCCTCGACATTGGCACAGCCAAGGTCATGGCCGTGGTCGCCGAAGTTCTGCCCAACGGAGAGCTCAAGTTGGCTGGCCTGGGCGTGGCGCCCAGCAATGGCCTCAAGCGCGGCGTGGTGGTCAACATCGACGCCACGGTGCAAAGCATTCAGCAGGCACTGAAAGAGGCCGAGCTGATGGCCGACTGCAAGATCCAGCGCGTGTACACCGGCATCACCGGCAGCCACATTCGCGGCCTGAACTCCAGCGGCATGGTGGCTGTGAAGGACAAGGAAGTCACCTCGGCTGATGTGGCGCGCGTGGTCGAGACGGCCAAGGCCATCAACATCAGCAGCGACCAGCGCCTGCTGCTGGTGGAGCCGCAAGAGTTTGTGATCGACGGGCAGGATGTGAAGGAGCCCATCGGCATGAGCGGCATCCGCCTGGAAGCCAAGATCCACATCGTGACCGGCGCGCAGAGTGCGGCCGAGAACATCATCAAGTGCGTGCGCCGCTGCGGCCTGGAGGTGGAGCAGCTCATGCTGAACCCGCTGGCCAGCAGCCAGGCCGTGCTGACCGATGACGAGCGCGAGCTGGGCGTGGTGGTGGTGGACATTGGCGCGGGCACGACCGACGTGGCGATCTTCACCGGCGGCGCCATTCGCCACACGGCGGTGATTCCGATTGCGGGCGACCTCATCACCAGCGACATCGCCATGGCGCTGCGCACGCCCACCAAGGACGCCGAAGACATCAAGGTGGAAAGCGGCTACGCCAAGCAACTGCTGGCCGACCCCGAGGCCCAGGTGGAAGTGCCGGGCCTGGGCGATCGCAGCCCACGCATGCTCAGCAAGCAGGCGCTGGCGGGCGTGATCGAGCCGCGCGTGGAAGAGATCTTTTCGCTGGTGCAGCAAGTGGTGCGCGAGTCGGGCTACGAAGAAGTGCTTTCTTCGGGCATTGTTCTCACCGGCGGCAGTTCTGTGATGCCCGGCATGATCGAGCTGGGCGAAGATATCTTCCTCAAGCCCGTGCGCCGTGGCGTGCCCAAGTATTCGAGTGCGCTGGCCGACATGGTGGCCCAGCCCCGTGCCGCCACCGTGATGGGTTTGTTGGAGGAGGCCCGACTGGCCCGGCTGCGCGGCTTCAAGGTGGCGCAAAAGAGCGGTTCTGTGAAGACCGCTTTTGGCCGCTTCAAGGACTTCATTGTGGGGAACTTCTGA